The Nitrospira sp. genome includes a region encoding these proteins:
- a CDS encoding AURKAIP1/COX24 domain-containing protein: MSSVLKKRRKKMRKHKYKKLRQRQKFLRRKS; this comes from the coding sequence ATGTCAAGCGTCTTGAAGAAACGCCGGAAGAAAATGCGCAAGCACAAATACAAGAAGCTGCGCCAACGTCAAAAATTCCTTCGCCGAAAAAGCTAG